A stretch of the Plasmodium yoelii genome assembly PY17X01, chromosome : API genome encodes the following:
- a CDS encoding RNA polymerase B, translating into MIYLLYPNNIKNNYIISNLYLLLILEILYNLKYYILIINNSFKSEFNIIYFKLITLLTNININSIDTIQTINNLFKIILHLNFKFIFFKKNIKLNILIFILPLIYNNTIILNGLYKTCIQLLKKNNKIFIIKFKKNNIDVIYLYIYININLKLILEFNNTDIYCYFNNYKFNFIILLLYLNKNLNIFIKSYNYILKKIVIYNYLKFLIYNTYNIYNIILLKLFILKINNNISFLNDIFKIILNIKFNFMYYVNYMLDNIYNKKFYSVIEHLSLKCNIYINILKDQLLNFTKNLNIKTLLNNKKYINIILENININPLIQYSDQTNYLSEINQKFKINMVTTGLNSKLILNNNLRELPRNILGYISLINTNEGLTCGLVNYLTINTNLNIKSKFITYYKYLFYNKYNFKLILDIFDKNFYNIYFNKIYLKKNINFNKSIILTINKNTFKINNIIKNIIYIPFTYLLSFIENLIPFIHYNDSIRNLMSIKMHTQIVPILYPTLSSIITNYNFIINKYLNYSIVAYQEGIVIYVSYIKIIIRDIFNRQIIYYLNNFKKLNQNILLTYKPIVWVGERVNIGKILAVNSNLLYSEYSLGNNLLVGYGSYLGYEYEDAVIINKKILYNNLYTSLHLNIYEISLNIINNIPEICSINLPKLYNIHKKYLDKYGIIKEGTFLLPNTILVSKLIFMPFIFNNKSLVNIINFLFGSKLRIFKNKPVISTINDIGRVIKIEVLSNYLYNKVKNNSLYLKIRIYIGTQKYLQLGDKICNRHGHKGVISYINDINDMPYLNNKIQPDLFVSAIGIPSRINIGQILEGIYGLNSLYLNNRYIISNNLNNNYYNNYINNLNYYKYNYNNNFEFNKMSYNYNKYFLKNPFTGHLIQNSICLNNIYYYKLVHMVKDKLRYRFIGLYSELTQQPIKGNTKQGGQRFGEMEVWALEAFGASFLFKEFFTYKSDDIKSRKLFKNYLFNNNKIKNTFISETFKLIIKELQSLAINIETFCMYNDQNSNLIEKLPINIIY; encoded by the coding sequence ATGATATATTTATTATATCCAAATAATATAAAAAATAATTATATTATATCTAATTTATATTTATTATTAATTTTAGAAATTTTATATAATTTAAAATATTATATATTAATAATAAATAATTCATTTAAAAGTGAGTTTAATATAATTTATTTTAAATTAATAACTTTATTAACAAATATAAATATAAATTCTATTGATACTATTCAAACTATAAATAATTTATTTAAGATAATTTTACATTTAAATTTTAAATTTATTTTTTTTAAAAAAAATATAAAATTAAATATATTAATTTTTATTTTACCTTTAATATATAATAATACTATAATATTAAATGGTTTATATAAAACATGTATTCAATTATTAAAAAAAAATAATAAAATTTTTATAATAAAATTTAAAAAAAATAATATTGATGTAATTTATTTATATATATATATAAATATTAATTTAAAATTAATTTTAGAATTTAATAATACAGATATATATTGTTATTTTAATAATTATAAATTTAATTTTATAATTTTATTATTATATTTAAATAAAAATTTAAATATATTTATAAAATCATATAATTATATATTAAAAAAAATAGTAATATATAATTATTTAAAATTTTTAATATATAATACATATAATATATATAATATTATTTTATTAAAATTATTTATTTTAAAAATAAATAATAATATTTCATTTTTAAATGATATTTTTAAAATAATATTAAATATCAAGTTTAATTTTATGTATTATGTAAATTATATGTTAGATAATATTTATAATAAAAAATTTTATTCAGTAATTGAACATTTATCTTTAAAATGTAATATATATATAAATATTTTAAAGGATCAATTATTAAATTTTACAAAAAATTTAAATATTAAAACTTTATTAAATAATAAAAAATATATAAATATTATTTTAGAAAATATAAATATAAATCCTTTAATTCAATATTCGGATCAAACAAATTATTTATCAGAAATTAATCAAAAGTTTAAAATAAATATGGTAACTACAGGATTAAATTCTAAATTAATTTTAAATAATAATTTAAGGGAGTTACCTAGAAATATATTAGGATATATAAGTTTAATAAATACTAATGAAGGTTTAACTTGTGGATTAGTAAATTATTTAACAATTAATACTAATTTAAATATAAAATCTAAATTTATTACATATTATAAATATTTATTTTATAATAAATATAATTTTAAATTAATATTAGATATTTTTGATAAAAATTTTTATAATATTTATTTTAATAAAATTTATTTAAAAAAAAATATAAATTTTAATAAGAGTATAATATTAACTATAAATAAAAATACATTTAAAATAAATAATATTATAAAAAATATTATTTATATACCTTTTACGTATTTATTATCTTTTATTGAAAATTTAATACCTTTTATACATTATAATGATTCAATTAGAAATTTAATGAGTATAAAAATGCATACTCAAATAGTTCCTATTTTATATCCAACTTTAAGTAGTATTATTACAAATTATAATTTTATTATAAATAAATATTTAAATTATTCTATTGTAGCTTATCAGGAAGGAATTGTTATTTATGTATCTTATATTAAAATAATTATAAGGGATATATTTAATAGACAAATAATTTATTATTTAAATAATTTTAAAAAATTAAATCAAAATATATTATTAACATATAAACCTATAGTATGGGTAGGTGAGAGAGTAAATATAGGAAAAATATTAGCAGTAAATTCTAATTTATTATATAGTGAATATAGTTTAGGTAATAATTTATTAGTTGGATATGGTTCTTATTTAGGATATGAATATGAAGATGCTGTTATTATTAATAAAAAAATTTTATATAATAATTTATACACTTCTTTACATTTAAATATTTATGAAATATCTTTAAATATTATTAATAATATACCTGAAATTTGTAGTATAAATTTACCTAAATTATATAATATACATAAAAAATATTTAGATAAATATGGAATAATAAAAGAAGGTACATTTTTATTACCAAATACTATTTTAGTATCTAAATTAATATTTATGCCATTTATATTTAATAATAAGAGTTTAGTAAATATTATTAATTTTTTATTTGGTAGTAAATTAAGAATTTTTAAAAATAAACCAGTTATTTCTACAATTAATGATATAGGTAGGGTTATTAAAATAGAAGTTTTATCTAATTATTTATATAATAAAGTTAAAAATAATAGTTTATATTTAAAAATAAGAATTTATATAGGAACACAAAAATATCTACAATTAGGGGATAAAATTTGTAACAGACATGGTCATAAAGGTGTTATTTCCTATATTAATGATATTAATGATATGCCTTATTTAAATAATAAAATACAGCCAGATTTATTTGTAAGTGCTATTGGTATACCTTCTAGAATAAATATAGGTCAAATATTAGAGGGTATATATGGATTAAATAGTTTATATTTAAATAATAGATATATAATATCAAATAATTTAAATAATAATTATTATAATAATTATATTAATAATTTAAATTATTATAAATATAATTATAATAATAATTTTGAATTCAATAAAATGTCATATAATTATAATAAATATTTTTTAAAAAATCCATTTACGGGTCATTTAATACAAAATAGTATTTGTTTAAATAATATTTATTATTATAAATTAGTACATATGGTAAAAGATAAATTAAGATATAGATTTATAGGATTATATTCAGAATTAACTCAGCAACCTATAAAAGGAAATACAAAACAAGGAGGTCAGAGATTTGGTGAAATGGAAGTGTGGGCTTTAGAAGCTTTTGGGGCTTCTTTTTTATTTAAAGAATTTTTTACATATAAATCAGATGATATTAAAAGTAGAAAATTATTTAAAAATTATTTATTTAATAATAATAAAATTAAAAATACATTTATATCTGAAACTTTTAAATTAATTATAAAAGAATTACAAAGTTTAGCTATAAATATTGAAACATTTTGTATGTATAATGATCAAAATTCTAATTTAATAGAAAAATTACCTATAAATATAATATATTAA